One Halostagnicola kamekurae DNA segment encodes these proteins:
- a CDS encoding DUF1684 domain-containing protein, protein MSNSFDVDTWRAELEDKRDEKDEFFAEHPQSPIPPEEREAFSGLEYFDPDADYRVHATVSVHDDPDPVTMDTTTGREVRYLRVATLSFDLERDDPELSDGSYELAAYQMERPEEEPLFIPFRDKTTGQQTYEGGRYMELSPDRDLEDGEDVVLDLNLAYTPFCAYSETFDCPLPPEENWLEVTIPAGERFEE, encoded by the coding sequence ATGAGCAATTCGTTCGACGTCGACACGTGGCGAGCGGAACTCGAGGACAAACGCGACGAGAAAGACGAGTTCTTCGCCGAGCATCCCCAGTCGCCAATCCCGCCGGAAGAGCGCGAGGCGTTCTCCGGGCTCGAGTACTTCGATCCGGACGCCGATTATCGAGTTCACGCGACCGTGTCGGTCCACGACGATCCCGACCCGGTGACGATGGACACGACGACGGGGAGAGAGGTCAGATACCTCCGAGTCGCAACGCTCTCGTTCGACCTCGAGCGAGACGACCCGGAGCTGTCCGACGGGAGCTACGAACTGGCGGCCTACCAGATGGAGCGGCCCGAAGAAGAGCCGCTTTTTATCCCGTTTCGAGACAAGACGACTGGCCAGCAGACGTACGAGGGGGGACGGTACATGGAACTGTCGCCGGATCGCGACCTCGAGGACGGCGAGGATGTCGTCCTCGATCTGAACCTGGCGTACACGCCGTTTTGTGCCTACAGCGAGACGTTCGACTGTCCGCTCCCGCCCGAGGAGAACTGGCTCGAGGTGACGATTCCGGCGGGCGAGCGATTCGAGGAGTGA
- a CDS encoding DUF7127 family protein: MRVPKQLRDVDRHGATVRTYDYDDSAVIAVDFGVGAGDITVDVIDDTVIVVTDDEQFEFELPADASDISVKNGILTIAE; encoded by the coding sequence ATGAGAGTCCCAAAACAACTGCGAGACGTCGACCGACACGGTGCCACCGTTCGGACCTACGACTACGACGACAGCGCGGTAATCGCGGTCGATTTCGGCGTTGGGGCAGGCGACATCACGGTCGACGTGATCGACGACACGGTGATCGTCGTCACCGACGACGAGCAGTTCGAGTTCGAACTGCCGGCCGACGCGAGCGACATCTCGGTGAAAAACGGTATCCTCACGATCGCCGAGTAG
- a CDS encoding ATP-dependent DNA helicase codes for MTNWRSVFGHPTPYDEQVDGIESAIETARDGGYTVIEGACGTGKTMIALTAGIDLVRDPDSDYERVFVLTSVKQQLHQFEEDLETINENLPSDWDPVSGLTLVGKADVCPYNREGKGGIDDGNVYDRCESLRDRTRALTGEGGSTTAGALASRARSQQIGLADSGSRGGSANFLETAGEATPYPPDMPEYDDGGPAGSEVEYCPFYAQYLEDLPEDGSDGDAAEAVPFDFTETGLVTPEDLVGLSASRGTCPHSVMGAVLGHVEVVIGNYYHAFDPTTTSSFTGALLDDSTFVVCDEAHMLEPRVRNLVSDGVADRTLRDAETELSRVIQPVRQERQGRRAEGGSKTADADLVRGELADSDVSYEELERTLEFVQDLRGELDRRVEAHLDREYGNWKADLTQLEDDEIPLRDPATPSEDELSEWASRAGYSDAVWVRAEAVGAVVERILNSAEDEERTRSMPAAGRLLGEWYRRGHTEYFREIELERTWNEMEPQDSWRRAYTARLALHNCVPSDAIGSQLSSFGGGVLMSATLEPMDAFTEVTGLQYLEREEDRPVATRQYGLHFPAENRESFAVAAPKFTYENRGRPGEENPTRRSYVDALERVAELPGNVLVGMPSYAEAEWAAGALEDRIDKPVLLDASSSDDTTQSLKDEFFAGDGKVLVTSLRGTLTEGVDYRGDRLSAAVVCGVPIVNTSSPRTKAVRRAYDDEFGDGFEYALTVPAVRKARQAIGRVVRSPEDVGVRVLLDERYARDSWDSVRPYLAADAEFQSVSPDMLEFGLDRFRSRLEQ; via the coding sequence ATGACGAACTGGCGCTCGGTGTTCGGTCACCCGACCCCCTACGACGAGCAGGTCGACGGCATCGAGTCCGCCATCGAAACCGCTCGAGACGGTGGCTACACCGTGATCGAGGGGGCCTGTGGCACCGGCAAGACGATGATCGCGCTCACGGCGGGGATCGATCTGGTCCGCGACCCCGACAGCGACTACGAGCGCGTGTTCGTCCTCACGAGCGTCAAACAACAGCTCCACCAGTTCGAGGAGGACCTCGAGACGATAAACGAGAACTTGCCCAGCGACTGGGATCCGGTCTCCGGACTCACCCTCGTCGGGAAGGCCGACGTCTGTCCGTACAACCGTGAGGGAAAGGGAGGTATCGACGACGGAAACGTCTACGACCGCTGTGAGTCGCTCCGGGACCGAACGCGAGCGCTGACCGGCGAGGGCGGGTCCACGACGGCCGGGGCCCTCGCCTCGCGCGCACGGAGTCAACAGATCGGACTCGCCGACAGCGGGTCTCGCGGCGGATCGGCGAACTTCCTCGAGACCGCCGGTGAAGCGACGCCGTACCCGCCGGACATGCCCGAGTACGACGACGGCGGCCCGGCCGGGAGCGAAGTCGAGTACTGCCCGTTCTACGCCCAGTACCTCGAGGATCTTCCAGAGGACGGCAGCGACGGTGACGCCGCCGAGGCGGTCCCATTCGATTTCACCGAAACCGGACTCGTGACGCCTGAGGATTTAGTCGGGCTCTCGGCCAGTCGCGGAACCTGTCCGCACTCGGTGATGGGTGCCGTGCTCGGCCACGTCGAGGTCGTCATCGGGAACTACTACCACGCGTTCGACCCGACGACCACCTCGTCGTTTACCGGTGCGCTGCTCGACGACTCGACGTTCGTCGTCTGCGACGAAGCGCATATGTTAGAGCCCCGCGTTCGCAACCTCGTGAGCGACGGGGTCGCCGACCGGACGCTGCGAGACGCGGAGACGGAACTCTCGCGCGTGATCCAGCCGGTTCGCCAGGAACGACAGGGGAGGCGGGCGGAGGGCGGGTCCAAGACGGCGGACGCCGACCTCGTGCGCGGCGAACTCGCCGACAGCGATGTCTCCTACGAGGAACTCGAGCGGACCCTCGAGTTCGTTCAGGATCTGCGGGGCGAACTCGACCGTCGCGTCGAGGCTCACCTCGACAGAGAGTACGGGAACTGGAAGGCGGATCTAACGCAACTCGAGGACGACGAAATCCCGCTTCGAGACCCCGCCACGCCGTCAGAGGACGAACTGAGCGAGTGGGCGTCTCGGGCGGGCTACAGCGACGCGGTGTGGGTTCGCGCGGAGGCGGTCGGCGCGGTCGTCGAACGGATCTTGAACAGCGCGGAAGACGAGGAGCGCACCCGTTCGATGCCCGCCGCCGGCCGCCTCCTCGGCGAGTGGTACCGTCGCGGCCACACCGAGTACTTCAGGGAAATCGAACTCGAGCGGACGTGGAACGAGATGGAGCCCCAGGATTCCTGGCGGCGGGCCTACACCGCCCGGCTCGCCCTGCACAATTGCGTCCCGAGCGACGCCATCGGCTCGCAGCTCTCATCGTTCGGCGGCGGCGTCCTCATGAGCGCGACCCTCGAGCCGATGGACGCGTTTACGGAGGTGACGGGCCTCCAGTACCTCGAACGCGAGGAGGACCGCCCGGTGGCGACGCGCCAGTACGGCTTGCATTTCCCGGCGGAAAACCGCGAGAGCTTCGCGGTCGCCGCGCCGAAGTTCACCTACGAGAACAGGGGTCGACCCGGCGAGGAGAACCCGACGCGCAGAAGCTACGTCGACGCGCTCGAGCGCGTCGCCGAACTGCCGGGGAACGTCCTCGTCGGGATGCCGAGTTACGCCGAGGCCGAGTGGGCGGCGGGGGCGCTCGAGGACCGAATCGACAAGCCCGTCCTGCTCGACGCCTCGAGCAGCGACGACACCACGCAGTCGCTGAAAGACGAGTTCTTCGCGGGCGACGGGAAGGTGCTGGTGACGAGCCTGCGGGGAACGCTCACCGAGGGCGTCGACTACCGCGGCGACCGACTGTCAGCCGCGGTCGTCTGTGGCGTCCCCATCGTCAACACCTCGAGCCCCCGGACGAAGGCCGTTCGCCGCGCTTACGACGACGAGTTCGGCGACGGGTTCGAGTACGCGCTGACCGTCCCCGCCGTGCGGAAAGCCCGGCAGGCGATCGGTCGGGTCGTTCGAAGTCCCGAGGACGTCGGCGTTCGCGTCCTGCTCGACGAGCGCTACGCCCGCGACAGCTGGGATTCGGTCCGTCCCTATCTCGCCGCAGACGCGGAGTTCCAGTCGGTGAGCCCCGACATGCTCGAGTTCGGTCTCGACCGGTTTCGGTCGCGCCTCGAGCAGTAG
- a CDS encoding DUF7521 family protein has product MDEYTAIITVANTATLLTGGAVAALALRAYRRTGAPALRAVTIGFCCIIIGSILGGLIHSLEGNVALGVAVQNSFTAFGFAVLLYSLYAEMSDSASGSTTIIR; this is encoded by the coding sequence ATGGACGAATACACGGCAATCATCACGGTCGCGAACACCGCGACGCTGCTCACCGGCGGTGCCGTGGCGGCGCTCGCCCTTCGCGCGTACAGACGGACCGGCGCACCGGCGCTTCGAGCCGTTACGATCGGCTTTTGTTGCATTATCATCGGCTCGATCCTCGGCGGACTCATCCACTCGCTCGAGGGGAACGTCGCCCTGGGCGTCGCCGTCCAGAACTCGTTTACGGCGTTTGGCTTCGCCGTCCTCCTGTACTCGTTGTACGCGGAGATGAGCGATTCGGCGTCCGGATCGACGACGATAATCCGGTAG
- a CDS encoding ABC transporter ATP-binding protein gives MTELRLESVSKRYGSSEDGTAALESVDLRVRDGEFFTLVGPSGCGKTTTLRTIAGFEEPTTGTVSFDGAPATGTKPENRDVGVVFQNYALFSHMTVAENVGYGLQFLESEESPSSEQRIEELLELVNLEGMGDREPEQLSGGQQQRVALARALAPEPSVLLLDEPMSALDARLRESLRRQLKRIQERLEITTVYVTHDQEEALAVSDRVAVMNDGAVEQVGPPETVYRDPASRFVAEFVGDNNVFEARVLESNAEETRVEIADRTFRMSALEGERNLERSGERGLERTDERGPERSGDPCQPSVGDRVTICIRPEHLSRTASTNRFPVTVETSEFLGPVVRVHGRWNGMPVVLLLEEAPAEELTVGFAPEDARLVERSP, from the coding sequence GTGACCGAACTCCGCCTCGAGTCCGTCTCGAAGCGATACGGCTCGAGCGAGGACGGGACCGCGGCGCTCGAGTCGGTCGACCTCCGCGTTCGGGACGGGGAGTTCTTCACCCTCGTCGGCCCCTCCGGCTGCGGAAAGACGACGACGCTCCGGACCATCGCGGGCTTCGAGGAGCCGACGACGGGAACGGTTTCGTTCGACGGCGCGCCCGCGACTGGAACCAAGCCCGAAAACCGCGATGTCGGCGTCGTCTTCCAGAACTACGCGCTCTTCTCGCACATGACCGTCGCCGAAAACGTCGGCTACGGCCTGCAGTTTCTCGAGTCGGAGGAGAGTCCATCGAGCGAACAGCGCATCGAGGAGTTGCTCGAACTGGTCAATCTCGAGGGAATGGGCGATCGGGAGCCGGAACAGCTCTCCGGCGGTCAGCAACAGCGCGTCGCGCTCGCTCGCGCACTCGCCCCCGAGCCCAGCGTGCTCCTGCTCGACGAACCGATGAGCGCGCTCGACGCCCGCCTTCGGGAATCGCTCCGTCGACAGCTCAAGCGAATCCAGGAGCGACTCGAGATCACGACCGTCTACGTGACACACGATCAGGAAGAGGCGCTCGCCGTCTCCGACCGCGTCGCCGTGATGAACGACGGCGCGGTCGAACAGGTCGGGCCGCCGGAGACGGTCTATCGCGACCCGGCGAGCCGGTTCGTCGCCGAGTTCGTCGGCGACAACAACGTCTTCGAAGCCAGGGTGCTCGAGTCGAACGCCGAGGAGACGCGGGTGGAAATCGCCGACCGAACGTTTCGAATGTCGGCGCTCGAGGGCGAACGTAACCTCGAGCGGTCGGGCGAACGCGGCCTCGAGCGAACGGACGAACGCGGCCCCGAGCGATCGGGCGACCCCTGCCAGCCGTCCGTCGGCGATCGCGTGACGATCTGTATTCGACCGGAACACCTCTCGCGGACGGCGTCGACCAACCGGTTCCCGGTGACCGTCGAAACCAGCGAATTCCTCGGCCCGGTCGTTCGCGTTCACGGCCGGTGGAACGGGATGCCGGTCGTTCTGCTGCTCGAGGAGGCGCCCGCCGAGGAACTGACCGTCGGGTTCGCTCCCGAAGACGCCCGACTCGTCGAACGGTCGCCGTAG